One genomic region from Chlamydia poikilotherma encodes:
- a CDS encoding peptide ABC transporter substrate-binding protein produces the protein MTNRFKKYCAISFLSIVNLFLVGCHQQASQDMGKCLRIGMTYDPISLDPRCTYLKKDISLAKALYEGLARERISNDLVILGIAKDYTVSNEGTVFTFNLKNTKWSNGDPVTAYDFEESIKQIHTKNLPISYHNLLHIIKNSKEIMEEQLPIEQLGIKALNSKTLEITLEHPSSNFIEIVSHPLFFPVHTSLREYYKNPKIKPVYISNGPFTLDDFQPQKHLIMRKNIHYYDANKVKIDTLIFKVMSDVHTAVKFFKNNLIDILGNPWISKIPQEMLNNTPTEIKHVYPVCSTSILIYNLDMPVLQNKALRKALAYAIDKESLIPLLNSARIANSFVPPELSEVHGQDILTKEQREKKAQEYFKEAETTLSERELSELSLIYPQESGVFSLVVQELQQQFKNVLGIHIPIQGIEYFCFLEKRNKGDFYLSVGGWIAEYLNARNFLTILGNPENKETSHQLGKWKNKQFDEILRKYHTQAFTREDQILAEKLIEEDIPVFPLYHFNYIYITQPQINNLYTSPLGHMDLKEVEFLPIM, from the coding sequence ATGACGAATAGATTCAAAAAATACTGCGCTATTTCTTTCCTATCTATTGTTAATCTGTTTCTAGTCGGTTGTCATCAACAAGCTTCCCAAGATATGGGGAAGTGTTTAAGAATCGGGATGACATACGATCCTATTTCATTAGATCCTAGATGTACCTATTTAAAAAAAGATATCTCATTAGCAAAAGCCCTTTACGAAGGTTTAGCTCGCGAACGCATTTCTAACGATCTTGTGATCTTAGGAATAGCTAAAGATTACACGGTATCTAACGAAGGTACTGTATTCACATTTAATCTTAAAAACACAAAATGGAGTAATGGAGATCCTGTAACAGCATACGACTTTGAAGAGTCAATCAAACAAATCCATACAAAAAATCTGCCTATATCCTATCACAACCTTCTCCATATTATCAAAAATTCCAAAGAAATTATGGAAGAGCAATTACCTATAGAACAGCTGGGAATTAAAGCTCTAAACTCGAAGACATTAGAAATTACTTTGGAGCATCCTTCATCGAATTTTATAGAGATTGTCTCCCATCCGTTATTTTTTCCTGTCCACACATCTCTGAGAGAATATTATAAAAATCCAAAAATCAAGCCCGTTTATATCTCTAATGGGCCTTTTACATTGGATGATTTTCAACCGCAAAAACATCTAATAATGCGAAAAAATATTCACTATTATGATGCCAATAAAGTAAAAATCGATACACTGATCTTCAAAGTCATGTCTGACGTACATACAGCAGTAAAATTCTTCAAAAATAATCTTATTGATATTCTTGGTAATCCTTGGATATCTAAAATCCCTCAAGAAATGTTAAACAACACCCCTACGGAGATAAAACACGTGTATCCCGTATGCTCAACATCTATACTTATTTATAACCTAGACATGCCTGTACTACAAAATAAAGCCTTAAGAAAAGCTCTCGCTTACGCTATTGATAAAGAATCTCTTATTCCTCTACTCAATTCAGCAAGAATTGCTAATTCATTTGTACCGCCAGAACTATCTGAAGTGCATGGTCAAGATATTCTTACCAAAGAGCAACGAGAAAAAAAAGCACAAGAATACTTCAAAGAGGCGGAAACTACTCTATCAGAAAGAGAACTCTCCGAACTCTCTCTTATTTATCCTCAAGAATCTGGAGTTTTTTCTCTTGTAGTTCAAGAACTTCAACAACAATTCAAAAATGTTCTGGGCATTCATATACCGATTCAAGGTATCGAATACTTCTGCTTCTTAGAAAAAAGAAATAAGGGCGATTTTTATTTATCGGTAGGAGGCTGGATTGCAGAATATCTCAATGCTAGAAACTTCCTCACAATACTTGGAAATCCAGAAAACAAGGAAACAAGTCATCAATTAGGGAAATGGAAGAATAAACAATTTGATGAAATCTTAAGAAAATACCATACCCAAGCATTCACCAGAGAAGATCAAATACTAGCTGAAAAACTCATTGAAGAAGATATTCCCGTATTTCCCTTATACCATTTTAACTATATCTATATCACACAACCGCAAATAAATAATCTCTATACCTCTCCTCTAGGACATATGGATCTTAAAGAAGTCGAATTTCTCCCCATAATGTAA
- a CDS encoding peptide ABC transporter substrate-binding protein has translation MSLDPRSACLSKDISIAQALYEGLVRERPGNPELALTKYYTISDDQTVYTFYLKDALWSNGDPVTAYDFEESIKQIHKLEVTLSSNFLPRVIKNSQAVISKKLPIDTLGIRALDKSKLEITLEKPVSHFLELLAYPIFFPVHKSLRNFYSSGGMNLPNISNGPFVIQDYQPQNKLVIKKNPLYHDKSSVHLDTIIFQIVPDTRTAMQLLQKNLIDWVGSPWSSPISKEDQHHIPKDKLYNYPVLGTTALICNLKNSPINNVALRKALAYAIDKTTLLQFISHGKVAEHFLPPELSKISKRSYLSQEERQEYARACFKEAQKELSQKCISELSIIYPLESACLNAVVQEIQQQIKNVLGICITIQGMEYHCFLDRRRRGDFTLATGRWVADYPRPTSFLAILGNFKSDEPTKSLTKWENKEYNHILDSLLSPEENPLDQMLAEKLIEDELPIIPLYHFEYTYAANPKIQNSYTSLLGHIDLKETEFSK, from the coding sequence ATGTCGCTAGATCCGAGAAGTGCTTGCTTAAGTAAAGATATTTCAATAGCTCAAGCACTTTATGAAGGTCTCGTAAGAGAACGTCCAGGAAATCCTGAACTTGCTTTAACAAAATACTACACAATATCTGATGATCAGACTGTCTATACTTTCTACCTTAAAGACGCCTTATGGAGTAATGGTGATCCTGTAACAGCATACGATTTTGAAGAATCAATCAAACAAATTCATAAACTTGAAGTTACCCTATCCTCTAATTTCCTTCCTCGGGTGATTAAAAATTCCCAAGCAGTAATAAGTAAGAAACTGCCCATTGATACTTTAGGCATTCGGGCCTTAGATAAATCAAAATTAGAAATCACCCTAGAAAAACCTGTCTCCCACTTTTTAGAACTTCTTGCTTATCCTATTTTCTTTCCAGTACACAAATCTTTAAGAAACTTTTATTCTTCCGGAGGCATGAACCTTCCTAATATCTCTAATGGACCTTTCGTCATTCAAGATTACCAACCACAAAACAAATTAGTTATTAAAAAAAATCCATTATATCATGATAAAAGTTCGGTTCATCTTGATACTATTATATTTCAAATTGTTCCCGATACACGTACAGCGATGCAGCTTCTACAAAAAAATCTCATCGATTGGGTAGGCTCTCCGTGGAGCTCCCCTATTTCTAAAGAAGACCAGCATCATATCCCGAAAGATAAGCTTTATAATTATCCAGTACTTGGAACAACAGCACTAATATGCAATTTAAAAAACAGCCCCATAAACAATGTAGCACTGAGAAAAGCTTTAGCTTATGCTATTGACAAAACGACCTTGCTACAGTTTATTAGCCACGGAAAGGTTGCTGAGCATTTTTTACCCCCAGAATTATCAAAAATCTCCAAACGATCTTATCTCTCGCAAGAAGAACGCCAGGAATATGCTCGGGCATGTTTCAAAGAAGCTCAAAAAGAACTATCTCAAAAATGCATCTCAGAATTATCTATTATCTATCCTTTAGAGTCCGCCTGTTTAAATGCGGTTGTTCAAGAAATACAACAACAAATCAAAAATGTCTTAGGTATCTGTATCACAATCCAAGGCATGGAATATCATTGTTTTTTAGATAGAAGACGACGTGGAGATTTTACTCTAGCTACAGGAAGATGGGTAGCAGATTATCCAAGACCTACATCCTTTCTGGCAATTCTTGGAAACTTTAAAAGTGATGAACCTACAAAATCTCTAACGAAATGGGAAAATAAAGAATACAACCATATTCTCGACTCTCTTCTTTCTCCAGAAGAAAATCCTCTAGATCAAATGCTAGCTGAAAAACTTATTGAAGATGAGCTCCCTATTATCCCTCTATACCATTTCGAATATACGTACGCAGCCAATCCTAAAATTCAAAACTCTTACACTTCATTATTGGGGCATATTGATTTGAAAGAAACAGAATTTTCAAAATAA
- a CDS encoding ABC transporter permease: MFRYIKKRLVFNLLSLWIILTLTFLVMKTIPGDPFNDESSNTLSQETLQILKSRYGLNKPLYQQYIHYLKSLVTLDFGNSLVYKDRSVTSIISTAFPASAILGIESLILSISGGISLGTLAALRKKKEGRYILLSSILQISIPAFVLATMLQYIFAVKIPIFPIACWGNFSHTILPSLALAITPMAFITQLTFSSVSSVLNKDYVLLAYAKGLSPIKVILRHILPYAIFPTISYAAFLVTTVMTGTFAIENIFCIPGLGKWFVCSIKQRDYPVTLGLSVFYGAFFMLSSLLSDLIQAMIDPQLRYSYKEVEHETNFSQESEHL, translated from the coding sequence ATGTTCCGCTATATAAAAAAGCGCCTAGTATTCAACCTGCTTTCTTTATGGATCATCCTAACCCTAACTTTCCTTGTAATGAAAACTATTCCCGGGGATCCATTTAATGATGAAAGTAGCAATACTTTGTCTCAAGAAACTTTGCAGATCCTTAAGTCACGCTATGGGTTAAATAAACCTCTATACCAACAATACATTCATTATCTAAAATCTTTGGTAACTTTAGATTTTGGAAATTCCCTTGTTTACAAGGACCGCAGTGTAACGAGTATTATCTCTACAGCATTTCCTGCATCAGCGATACTTGGAATTGAAAGCCTTATTCTTTCTATATCTGGTGGGATCTCGTTAGGAACCTTAGCAGCATTAAGAAAGAAGAAAGAAGGGCGTTACATCCTGCTCTCTTCTATTTTACAAATTTCTATTCCTGCATTTGTCCTAGCAACCATGCTACAATATATTTTTGCAGTAAAAATACCTATTTTCCCTATAGCCTGCTGGGGAAATTTTTCTCATACGATTTTGCCATCTCTAGCTTTAGCAATCACACCCATGGCATTTATAACTCAACTAACTTTTTCTTCAGTATCTTCAGTCTTAAACAAAGACTATGTGTTACTTGCCTATGCTAAAGGACTCTCACCAATAAAAGTTATACTTAGACACATTCTCCCCTATGCGATATTTCCAACCATTTCCTACGCCGCATTTCTTGTAACCACAGTCATGACAGGGACATTTGCTATAGAAAATATCTTCTGCATTCCAGGTTTAGGGAAGTGGTTTGTCTGTAGTATTAAACAACGTGACTATCCGGTAACTCTAGGATTATCTGTATTTTATGGGGCTTTCTTTATGCTATCCTCATTACTATCGGATCTTATACAGGCAATGATAGATCCCCAGCTTCGCTATTCCTATAAAGAAGTTGAGCATGAAACAAACTTTTCCCAAGAAAGCGAACATCTCTAA
- a CDS encoding ABC transporter permease, whose amino-acid sequence MDIPLKSYQPTLWQRMKGNTMFMVGISILGTLILGAILLPWIYPNYEQTSLEHTLAQPGKMFPFGTDSLGRCMLARTIQGIRLSLLIAVTATLIDVLVGLLWSTVALSSGKKVAFLMMRITEILFSIPRIPVIILLLVIFDHGILPLILAMTLTGWIPIARIIYGQFLLLENKEFVLSAKTMNASTFHILKKHLLPNTLTPIISTLIFTIPGAIYTEAFISFLGLGIQPPQASLGTLVKEGINAIDYYPWLFFIPSFFMITLSISFNLIGEGAKALFIEENSHA is encoded by the coding sequence ATGGACATTCCTTTAAAATCTTATCAACCCACTCTTTGGCAACGTATGAAAGGAAATACCATGTTTATGGTAGGAATCTCCATACTTGGGACTTTAATTTTAGGTGCCATTCTTCTTCCATGGATTTATCCTAATTATGAACAAACCTCTTTAGAACATACTTTAGCCCAACCAGGAAAAATGTTTCCTTTTGGAACAGATTCTCTAGGACGTTGTATGTTGGCTAGAACTATTCAAGGCATTCGCCTATCGTTACTGATTGCTGTGACAGCAACTCTTATAGATGTCTTGGTAGGGCTCCTTTGGTCCACTGTAGCACTGTCTTCGGGGAAAAAAGTTGCCTTCTTAATGATGCGTATTACAGAAATTCTATTTTCAATTCCTAGAATTCCTGTAATCATTCTTCTTCTTGTCATCTTTGATCATGGGATTCTCCCTTTAATTCTAGCTATGACACTTACAGGATGGATACCGATAGCACGAATTATCTATGGACAATTCTTATTATTGGAAAATAAAGAATTTGTACTTTCTGCAAAAACGATGAACGCATCTACATTTCATATTCTGAAAAAACACCTTTTACCGAATACACTTACGCCGATTATCTCTACGCTCATTTTTACTATTCCTGGAGCAATATATACAGAAGCCTTCATTAGCTTTTTAGGCTTAGGAATCCAACCTCCACAAGCTAGCTTAGGAACATTAGTAAAAGAAGGTATTAACGCCATTGACTACTACCCCTGGCTATTTTTCATTCCATCATTCTTCATGATTACACTCTCAATAAGCTTTAATCTAATTGGAGAAGGAGCAAAAGCTCTATTTATAGAGGAAAATTCTCATGCCTGA